Below is a genomic region from Telmatobacter sp. DSM 110680.
CCGTTGTACGCGCCAATTCCCTCCTGCGAGCGGCAGCGTGCCATCGTTCTGCGCGGGAGACGGCGCATGCGGCATCACTACCAATCCGCCGCGTCCAAAGACTTCAAGTTCACTGAGGATGTAACGATCTCCGGGCTTTTCCGGCTTCGTCATCGCTACGCGCACGTAGCGCGCATGAGTTGGCTGTGCCAGATGAATATCATCACTCGCGTTGGCTCCCGCGGTGAGCGGTTGTAATGTATTCCATTGCTTTGCATCATTCGACACCTGGATCGAACCCTCTGCGGCGCGCTGAATCCACGTGAGCGCGACGCGATCGAAAGTGCATACTGCGCCGAGATCAACATAGACCCATTCCTCGGCGGACCGCGCGCTCATCCATGCACTCGAGAACACATCCGGCCCGGCCACACGAATGGGCTGCCCCTTGTCAAAGAGCGCAAGTTCGGCGACTCCCCACGTATGCACATTCGCCGCCGAAAGCTGCACACGATACGAATGAAACCTAGATGGCGCCGGGAAGGCAATCGTTTGGAGAAAGCTCGGACCGGCTCCACGCATGTCAGGCCATTCTGTACCGGTGGCGTCGCTGACCTCCTTCCAATTCGCGCCGTCATCAGAACCCAACACCCTGAAGGTCCAGCCTCCGGTAGGTGCGTGGTCGTAGATTTTGCGCAGATACAGATCGATTCGATCTATCTCCGGTGCGTCACCGCCGCCCTTCAGGTCAAACTCAACCCACGGCGATTCGCCCGACACATTCACAGAAGAAACAACGTTGCCATCCAGCAGGAGTTCCCGATTGTTCTTCGGCAATATGCCCGCATCACTGGTCGATGTCTCGATCCACCGCGGCACGGAAGTTTCCTTGATGCCATCTGTAATCAGTTGCGCCGTCAAGTTGTAGTCGTAGGCGCTCGACTGGTACGCCGGTCGATGGAGTGCGAGGTTGCGATACGTGTGCGTGTCCGCCGCCAATGTCGGTCCGGTGTATTCCTTCGGATCGCCGGGATACACTCCAATACCGCGCGTATAAGTCTGGGCCTGGACAGCAAGACTGACACATGCAAGAACAAAACAGAACAGTTTCAAGAATGGCTCCGGATATGAACGACTTGCGCCAACGCCTCTCATCAATGCGAGGCGAGATCGTCTCTGCGCAAGGGAATTCTGGATTCGATGGAACGAGCAAGTTTACGCGTAGGCTTGACTCGGCGCAAACCATGTGCAGATAGTGAGAACAGGCGAAGTCGGATCGACTCAATTATCCCGCGAACCTCTGCATGCGATCAGGCATCCCTTAAGAGAAGGGAGCCATCTCTTGTTCTCGTAGCTATCTCATTCAGGTGCAGTGCAATTGCGGGCGCGTAATCTCCAATCTCCGCCCGACCCGAATACACTGCAATGACGAAAGTTCAATCGCACCCAAGACCTGGGAGAACCCATGCAATTCCTCATTAACGGCAAATCGATCGAGGCCGATTTTGATGTGCGAACCTCGCTGCTCGACCTGCTTCGCGATCACCTCGGCTTACCCGGATCCAAAAAGGGATGCAACCAGGGAGCGTGCGGCGCCTGCACGGTGCTGGTGGATGGTGAGCGCATTCTTTCCTGCCTCGCTCTCGCGGTGCAATATCAAGGGCGCTCGATCACCACGATCGAAGGATTGGCCGACAGCGGGCTGCACCCTCTGCAGCAATCTTTCATTGAGCACGACGGATTCCAATGCGGGTATTGCACTCCGGGGCAGATCTGCTCTGCAGTTGCCATGATCGAGGAGATCAAGCGCGGACTGCCAAGTCACGTGACCGCTGATTTGTCGGCGGATGCAATTGCGCTGAGCCACGACGAATTGCGCGAGCGCATGAGCGGCAATCTATGCCGTTGCGGGGCTTACAACGGCATCGTCGACGCAATCACCGAGGTTTATGCGGAGACTACAGAATGAACACTTTTACTTATGCACGCCCGGGCGATGCAGCGGAAGCGCACCGTTTGGGGTCCGCAATCGAGGCGAAGTATCTCGGTGGCGGTACGAATCTCGTTGATTTGATGCGCGAGGCGCTGGAGCGGCCCGCCGCGCTGGTTGACGTGACCGGCCTTTCCACCACGATCGAAGAACGCGAGGGAGGCGGATTGTTGATTGGAGCCGGGGTCCGCAATACTGCGGTCGCTGAGCATCACGCCGTTCGGACTCGCTATCCCGTTCTAGCACGCGCGATTCTCGCCGGAGCCTCAGCACAGATTCGTAACATGGCAACGGTGGGAGGCAACGTGCTGCAACGAACGCGATGCACCTACTTCTATGACGACGATGGAGCACGGTGCAACAAACGCACGCCGGGGCAAGGCTGCGACGCGATTGAGGGCTTCAATCGGACTCATGCGATTCTTGGCGCTTCGTCTGCCTGTGTCGCGACGCACTCCTCAGACATGTGCGTCGCCTTGGCGGCGCTCGGAGCTATCGTTCATCTTCGCGGGACGAATGGCGAGCGGACCTTACCGATTACCGATTTTCACCTTCTGCCGGAAGGGCATCCCGAAACTGAAACAGCACTACAGCCCGGTGAACTGATCACTGCGATCGAACTGCTGCCGGTGTCGTTTGCCGTCCGGTCAACCTATCGCAAGGTTCGTGACCGTTCGAGCTATGCCTTTGCGCTGGTCTCTGTCGCCGCGGCGCTGGAGTTAAACGATGGGAAGGTAAAGGATGTGCGACTGGCACTCGGCGGCGTTGCTCACAAGCCCTGGCGCGCATTCAAGGCAGAGGCAGCGCTCAAGGGCCAACCCGTAACGGAAACTGCATTTCGCGCGGCAGCGGAAGCGGAGTTGTCCGCGGCAGTGCCGCTGCGCGATAACGCGTTCAAGATCGAACTCGCCAAACGCACCATAACAGCGGTTCTGATGGAACTTGCCACGGAGAAGGCATGAGCGCAATCAAGAATGCGGTACAGGCGGTGATGAAGAAGGCGGTGGAAGTGGCGCCCGACAGCTGGCTTCCGGGCGGCAAGCCTGATCCGCTCATTCAGCATAAGCATGGGTTGATCGGCGCACCGGTATCGCGCGTGGACGGCCAGCTGAAAGTTACCGGGACGGCTCCGTTCGCGGCTGAATTTGCGGTGGAGGGCATGGTCTATGCCGCGCTGGTTTACAGCACAATCCCGAAAGGCCGAATCAAGATGCTGGATACGGCTGCAGCTGAAGCAGCCCCGGGCGTCGTGCTGGTGATGACGCACAAGAATGCGCCGAAGATGAAGCCGACACCGCTCTTCAATACGAGTCCCAAGGCGGCTGGGCCTACCAGTCTGCCAATCCTGCAGGATGATTCGATTCACTGGAATGGCGAAGCGATTGCGGTAGTTCTGGCGGAGACGCAGGAAGAAGCGGATTACGCAAAGTCACTCATTCGCGTGAGCTATGAGGCCGAGCACGGCATGGTGTCGTTTGATCAGGCGAAGATGCATGCCCGCTTGCCGGAGAGTGTTCTGGGCGAGCCCGCAAAGATAGAAAGTGGGGATGCCGAAAAGGCGCTTGCTGCCGCTCGATACAAAGTTGACGTCAGCTACATGACGCCGCGCTACAACCACAACGCGATTGAATTGCACGCGGCAACTCTCTTCTGGGATGAGGATGGCGACCTCTTCATTCATGACGCCAATCAGGCCGTAGTGCAGTCGGCATGGACGATTGCCCAGGTATTCGGGATCAAAGAGGAGAACGTGCATATCACGTCGCCGTACGTCGGCGGCGGATTTGGCGGCAAGACACTTTGGCATCACCATGTTCTCGGAGCTGCAGCGGCGAAGGTCTCAGGGCGTCCGGTTCGAATCGTGCTTTCGCGCGAAGGCGTCTACCGCACCGTGGGCGGGCGTACGACTACCGAGCAGCGCGTTGCCATCGGCGCCAACGCAGAGGGGAAGTTCGAAGCTCTCATTCACACCGGAACCGCCGCGATGACAGCCCACAACGATTGTCCAGAACAGTTCACCTTTCCGGCGCGACACCTCTATTCCGCCGCAAACTTCAAAATGGTGCAGCAGGTCGCGGACATGGATATGCTGGCGAACACGTTCATGCGCGCGCCGGGCGAGTCGATCGGCACGTTTGCGCTGGAATGCACCGTTGATGAGCTTGCCGAGCAAATGGGAATCGATCCGATTGAGCTGCGAATTCGCAACGAGCCAGAAAAGGACCCAACATCGGGCAAGCCATTTTCATCGCGACATATCGTGGAAGCATATCGCGCAGGCGCGGAGCGCTTCGGCTGGGATAAACGGAATTCCAAACCGAGTTCGCATCGCGAAGGCGAATGGCTGGTGGGCATGGGCTGTGCGACAGCGACCTATCCTTACTACCGCATGCCCGGCGGTGCGGCTCGCATCACCCTCACCAAGGATGGTGCCGCTACGATCGAAGTTGCGGCTCATGAAATGGGAATGGGAACAGCTACCGCGCAAGCCCAGGTTGCGGCGGAACGGCTCGGTCTTCCCATGGAATGCGTGCGCGTGAAATACGGAGATTCCTCGCTGGCTGGACAGTTCCTTGCGGGTGGCTCGTCGCAGACCGCTTCGATTGGAGCATCCGTCATCACGGCACAGCGCGAATTGGTAGCTCAACTGCTGAAGCTGGCCGGCAAAGACTCTCCGCTGCACGGATTGAGCGCGGACAAAGTCGGCGGCTTGAATAGAGGACTTTGCAAGCTCGATGAGCCTGCGCGTTGCGAGAGCTATGCGGCCATTCTGCGCCGTGCAAATCGCGACGAAATCACTGCGGAGGCAAGTGCGTCTCCGCCGCTTGAAATGATGCACTGGTCGATGCATTCATTCGGAGCCATGTTTGCGGAAGTTCTCGTGAATGCGATCACGGGTGAAACTCGCGTCAGCCGCTTTCTGGGTTCATTTGACTGCGGGCGCATCCTCAATGCGAAGACTGCCAGCAGTCAGTTTCGAGGCGGCATCATTATGGGTATCGGGATGGCGCTGATGGAAGAGACGCAGTTCGACGAGCGCAACGGACGCATCGCTAATCCCAGCCTCGCCGAATACCATGTGCCCGTGCACATGGACGTTCCACCTATCGACATCATCTGGACCGACATACCTGATCCGCACACTCCCATGGGAGCGCGGGGAATAGGCGAAATTGGCATCACGGGAACCGGCGCGGCAATCGCGAATGCCGTCTATAACGCGTGCGGCAAGCGGGTTCGCGAGCTGCCAATCACACTGGACAAAATACTGACTTAGCGAATCGAGGAGACTACAAATCTTGCGCTATTTTGACGGCGATCTGATGCTGTCGTTTGACTGGGAGAGTTTCAAAGGAGGGGGATATAGAGGTGCAAACAGCAAAAACGGATCTCGCGATCCGTTTTGAGTTTCATCTTCAAATGACTTGGTGCCGAAGAAGGGATTTAAACCCAAGCATAACTAAACACAATATAATCATACAGTTAATTATTCACAAGAGCCCGTGCTATGGTCATGCTAATGTAATTGGCAAGGAAAAGCGCCGTGGCGAACAGCAAAGTGGCTCTGGTGAGAAGAGTCAAAACGGACAAAGGCTGGAGATATTACCCGGCCGCTTACGCCGCGAACGGTAAGGTACAACCCGGACTGGTCATCGCCGATGATAAGGAAGTCAAGTACACGGTTGGGCACTACGCGCTGCGGTACTACCAGGGAACGAGGCTCATCTTTGAGGCTCTCAAGGGAGCCACTCCCGCCGGAGCCGAAGCCAAGCGCATGTTGAAGGAATCGCGCCTATCGGCATTGATCGTCGCAAGAGAAGCCGGAATCGCCATCAAGACATCCGATCCTTTGAAGCGTAAGACTCTCGCTGCCCAGCTCAGTCAATTCCTAACGGACACCGCAGACCGTGGATCACTGAAGGCTTTCGAAGCTTATCGGCTGGCTTGTGGCGAGTTCTTGAAGGTGATCGGACGTCAGTATGCTGACGAGATTGAGCCGGAAGACATCGTGAAGTTCCAGAAAGCACTCGCCGAACGCGGCATGAGCGCACGAACGGTGAGCAACCGCCACACGAACGTGAAGACGTTCCTGAAGTTCTTGGAATACGACACCAAGAAATTGCCCAAGCCCCCCAAGTATGACAAGACCATGCCGGAAATCTATTCCGACAAAGAGCTGAACTCATTGTTCAAAGCCGTGACCTGTCCAAGGGAAAACCTCCTTTACCGGCTACTGCTCCAGACCGGTGTGCGAGAACAGGAAGCGATGTTTCTTGAATGGGAAGACATTGATCGTGAAACGAAGGTGCTGAGACTGCGATCGAAGGTCAAGCGGTGGGGATTCAGGCTGAAGGACTTTGAAGAGCGCGAACTGCCGTTGTCTGATGACCTAATTGCGAGGTTGATGACTTACAAGCGAAAGCATGCTGGTGTCTCTACGTTGATCTTCTCGAGGGACGGGAAACCGGACAGCCACATGCTTCGCACTCTCAAACGGCAGGTTCGGCGCGCAGAACTAGATTGTGGCAAGTGCGATGGGTGCCAGGGAAAGTACAGGGAATGTGAGCGCTGGTTTCTTCACAAGTTCAGGGCGACGTTCTGCACCAAAATGCACCGCAATCCAGAGATAGATCTTAGAACTCTGCAAAGCCTGATGGGCCATTCGGATTTGGCCAGCACCATGCGGTATCTGCGACCGGCAGAAAAGGTGCAAACCCAGGCGCTAGTGAATCGGATGAAGTGGAGCTAAATGGGGCTGACCCGGCGCTCGAAGCGCCGAGCCAGGTTAAGCCGCGATCTTGTGGGATTCCAGCCATTCAGCGATCTCTTTCGGATCGAATCGGACTGACCCCTGAAAGCGGTAGTGGGGGAGTTGGCCCTTCTGGGCCATCTCGTAAACGTGCTTGCGTGACCAGCCGATCGAATCCGCGACAATCGCGGCACCGACCAGTTTCGGCAAGCAGGACACATGGGAGTTGTTTCCCATTGTTCTGACTTTCGCTCGCCATAGTGGCCACCCAGCAAGCCATTAAGGATCACCCCGTGTTGGAATTGGATGTCCAGTCAAAGGCGCTCCGGCCCGAA
It encodes:
- a CDS encoding helix-turn-helix domain-containing protein, with the translated sequence MGNNSHVSCLPKLVGAAIVADSIGWSRKHVYEMAQKGQLPHYRFQGSVRFDPKEIAEWLESHKIAA
- a CDS encoding xanthine dehydrogenase family protein molybdopterin-binding subunit, whose product is MSAIKNAVQAVMKKAVEVAPDSWLPGGKPDPLIQHKHGLIGAPVSRVDGQLKVTGTAPFAAEFAVEGMVYAALVYSTIPKGRIKMLDTAAAEAAPGVVLVMTHKNAPKMKPTPLFNTSPKAAGPTSLPILQDDSIHWNGEAIAVVLAETQEEADYAKSLIRVSYEAEHGMVSFDQAKMHARLPESVLGEPAKIESGDAEKALAAARYKVDVSYMTPRYNHNAIELHAATLFWDEDGDLFIHDANQAVVQSAWTIAQVFGIKEENVHITSPYVGGGFGGKTLWHHHVLGAAAAKVSGRPVRIVLSREGVYRTVGGRTTTEQRVAIGANAEGKFEALIHTGTAAMTAHNDCPEQFTFPARHLYSAANFKMVQQVADMDMLANTFMRAPGESIGTFALECTVDELAEQMGIDPIELRIRNEPEKDPTSGKPFSSRHIVEAYRAGAERFGWDKRNSKPSSHREGEWLVGMGCATATYPYYRMPGGAARITLTKDGAATIEVAAHEMGMGTATAQAQVAAERLGLPMECVRVKYGDSSLAGQFLAGGSSQTASIGASVITAQRELVAQLLKLAGKDSPLHGLSADKVGGLNRGLCKLDEPARCESYAAILRRANRDEITAEASASPPLEMMHWSMHSFGAMFAEVLVNAITGETRVSRFLGSFDCGRILNAKTASSQFRGGIIMGIGMALMEETQFDERNGRIANPSLAEYHVPVHMDVPPIDIIWTDIPDPHTPMGARGIGEIGITGTGAAIANAVYNACGKRVRELPITLDKILT
- a CDS encoding tyrosine-type recombinase/integrase translates to MANSKVALVRRVKTDKGWRYYPAAYAANGKVQPGLVIADDKEVKYTVGHYALRYYQGTRLIFEALKGATPAGAEAKRMLKESRLSALIVAREAGIAIKTSDPLKRKTLAAQLSQFLTDTADRGSLKAFEAYRLACGEFLKVIGRQYADEIEPEDIVKFQKALAERGMSARTVSNRHTNVKTFLKFLEYDTKKLPKPPKYDKTMPEIYSDKELNSLFKAVTCPRENLLYRLLLQTGVREQEAMFLEWEDIDRETKVLRLRSKVKRWGFRLKDFEERELPLSDDLIARLMTYKRKHAGVSTLIFSRDGKPDSHMLRTLKRQVRRAELDCGKCDGCQGKYRECERWFLHKFRATFCTKMHRNPEIDLRTLQSLMGHSDLASTMRYLRPAEKVQTQALVNRMKWS
- a CDS encoding xanthine dehydrogenase family protein subunit M, with translation MNTFTYARPGDAAEAHRLGSAIEAKYLGGGTNLVDLMREALERPAALVDVTGLSTTIEEREGGGLLIGAGVRNTAVAEHHAVRTRYPVLARAILAGASAQIRNMATVGGNVLQRTRCTYFYDDDGARCNKRTPGQGCDAIEGFNRTHAILGASSACVATHSSDMCVALAALGAIVHLRGTNGERTLPITDFHLLPEGHPETETALQPGELITAIELLPVSFAVRSTYRKVRDRSSYAFALVSVAAALELNDGKVKDVRLALGGVAHKPWRAFKAEAALKGQPVTETAFRAAAEAELSAAVPLRDNAFKIELAKRTITAVLMELATEKA
- a CDS encoding 2Fe-2S iron-sulfur cluster-binding protein — its product is MQFLINGKSIEADFDVRTSLLDLLRDHLGLPGSKKGCNQGACGACTVLVDGERILSCLALAVQYQGRSITTIEGLADSGLHPLQQSFIEHDGFQCGYCTPGQICSAVAMIEEIKRGLPSHVTADLSADAIALSHDELRERMSGNLCRCGAYNGIVDAITEVYAETTE